From the Excalfactoria chinensis isolate bCotChi1 chromosome 1, bCotChi1.hap2, whole genome shotgun sequence genome, one window contains:
- the LOC140256227 gene encoding histone H2A.J has protein sequence MSGRGKQGGKVRAKAKSRSSRAGLQFPVGRVHRLLRKGNYAERVGAGAPVYMAAVLEYLTAEILELAGNAARDNKKTRIIPRHLQLAIRNDEELNKLLGKVTIAQGGVLPNIQAVLLPKKTESHKAKSK, from the coding sequence ATGTCGGGACGCGGGAAACAGGGCGGGAAGGTTAGAGCTAAAGCAAAGTCGCGATCATCACGAGCCGGGCTGCAGTTCCCCGTGGGCCGCGTGCACCGGCTGCTGCGAAAAGGTAACTACGCGGAGCGGGTGGGAGCCGGAGCGCCTGTGTATATGGCGGCCGTGCTGGAGTATCTGACGGCCGAGATCCTGGAGCTGGCGGGCAACGCGGCCCGCGACAACAAGAAGACGCGCATCATTCCGCGCCACCTGCAGCTGGCCATCCGCAACGACGAGGAGCTCAACAAGCTGCTGGGCAAGGTCACCATCGCGCAGGGCGGGGTGCTGCCCAAcatccaggctgtgctgctgcccaagAAGACCGAGAGTCACAAGGCTAAAAGCAAATAA
- the LOC140258418 gene encoding histone H2B 1/2/3/4/6 encodes MPEPAKSAPAPKKGSKKAVTKTQKKGDKKRKKSRKESYSIYVYKVLKQVHPDTGISSKAMGIMNSFVNDIFERIAGEASRLAHYNKRSTITSREIQTAVRLLLPGELAKHAVSEGTKAVTKYTSSK; translated from the coding sequence ATGCCTGAGCCGGCCAAATCCGCGCCCGCCCCCAAGAAGGGCTCCAAGAAGGCGGTCACCAAGACCCAGAAGAAGGGCGACAAGAAGCGCAAGAAGAGCCGCAAGGAGAGCTACTCGATCTACGTGTACAAGGTGCTGAAGCAGGTGCACCCCGACACGGGCATCTCGTCCAAGGCCATGGGCATCATGAACTCGTTCGTCAACGACATCTTCGAGCGCATCGCCGGCGAGGCGTCGCGCCTGGCGCACTACAACAAGCGCTCGACCATCACGTCGCGGGAGATCCAGACGGCCgtgcggctgctgctgcccggGGAGCTGGCCAAGCACGCGGTCTCGGAGGGCACCAAGGCGGTCACCAAGTACACCAGCTCCAAGTAG
- the LOC140256304 gene encoding histone H1.10 — translation MSETAPAAAPAVAAPAAKAAAKKPKKAAGGAKARKPAGPSVTELITKAVSASKERKGLSLAALKKALAAGGYDVEKNNSRIKLGLKSLVNKGTLVQTKGTGASGSFRLSKKPGEVKEKAPRKRTPAAKPKKPAAKKPASAAKKPKKAAAAKKSPKKAKKPAAAATKKAAKSPKKATKAAKPKKAATAKSPAKAKAVKPKAAKSKAAKPKAARAKKSAAKK, via the coding sequence ATGTCGGAGACCGCTCCCGCCGCCGCTCCCGCTGTCGCGGCCCCCGCCGCTAAGGCCGCCGCCAAGAAGCCGAAGAAGGCGGCGGGCGGCGCCAAAGCCCGCAAGCCCGCGGGGCCTAGCGTCACCGAGCTGATCACCAAGGCCGTGTCCGCCTCCAAGGAGCGCAAGGGGCTCTCCCTCGCCGCGCTCAAGAAGGCGCTGGCCGCCGGCGGCTACGATGTGGAGAAGAACAACAGCCGCATCAAGCTGGGGCTCAAGAGCCTGGTCAACAAGGGCACTCTGGTGCAGACCAAGGGCACCGGCGCCTCGGGCTCGTTCCGCCTCAGCAAGAAGCCGGGTGAGGTGAAGGAGAAGGCTCCCAGGAAGCGAACTCCCGCGGCCAAGCCCAAGAAGCCGGCGGCCAAGAAGCCTGCCAGCGCCGCCAAAAAGCCCAAGAAAGCGGCGGCGGCGAAGAAGAGCCCCAAGAAAGCCAAGAAGCCGGCGGCTGCAGCCACCAAGAAGGCGGCCAAAAGCCCCAAGAAGGCGACCAAGGCTGCCAAGCCCAAAAAGGCTGCGACTGCTAAAAGCCCGGCCAAGGCAAAAGCGGTGAAGCCCAAAGCTGCCAAATCCAAGGCAGCCAAACCCAAGGCAGCCAGGGCGAAAAAGTCGGCAGCCAAGAAATGA
- the LOC140261498 gene encoding histone H4: MSGRGKGGKGLGKGGAKRHRKVLRDNIQGITKPAIRRLARRGGVKRISGLIYEETRGVLKVFLENVIRDAVTYTEHAKRKTVTAMDVVYALKRQGRTLYGFGG, encoded by the coding sequence ATGTCTGGCAGAGGCAAAGGCGGGAAGGGGCTCGGCAAAGGGGGCGCCAAGCGCCACCGCAAGGTGCTGCGCGACAACATCCAGGGCATCACCAAGCCGGCCATCCGCCGCCTGGCTCGGCGCGGCGGCGTCAAGCGCATCTCGGGGCTGATCTACGAGGAGACGCGCGGCGTGCTCAAGGTCTTCCTGGAGAACGTCATCCGCGACGCCGTCACCTACACCGAGCACGCCAAGAGGAAGACGGTCACGGCTATGGACGTGGTCTACGCGCTCAAGCGCCAGGGACGCACCCTCTACGGCTTCGGCGGTTAA
- the LOC140259163 gene encoding histone H3, which yields MARTKQTARKSTGGKAPRKQLATKAARKSAPATGGVKKPHRYRPGTVALREIRRYQKSTELLIRKLPFQRLVREIAQDFKTDLRFQSSAVMALQEASEAYLVGLFEDTNLCAIHAKRVTIMPKDIQLARRIRGERA from the coding sequence ATGGCGCGTACGAAGCAGACGGCGCGTAAGTCGACAGGCGGGAAGGCGCCCCGCAAGCAGCTGGCCACCAAGGCGGCCCGCAAGAGCGCGCCGGCCACGGGCGGCGTCAAGAAGCCGCACCGCTACCGGCCCGGCACGGTGGCGCTGCGCGAGATCCGCCGCTACCAGAAGTCCACGGAGCTGCTGATCCGCAAGCTGCCCTTCCAGCGCCTGGTGCGCGAGATCGCGCAGGACTTCAAGACCGACCTGCGCTTCCAGAGCTCGGCCGTCATGGCGCTGCAGGAGGCCAGCGAGGCCTACCTGGTGGGGCTCTTCGAGGACACCAACCTGTGCGCCATCCACGCCAAGCGCGTCACCATCATGCCCAAGGACATCCAGCTCGCCCGGCGCATCCGCGGGGAGCGCGCCTAA
- the LOC140251616 gene encoding histone H3, with product MARTKQTARKSTGGKAPRKQLATKAARKSAPATGGVKKPHRYRPGTVALREIRRYQKSTELLIRKLPFQRLVREIAQDFKTDLRFQSSAVMALQEASEAYLVGLFEDTNLCAIHAKRVTIMPKDIQLARRIRGERA from the coding sequence ATGGCGCGTACGAAGCAGACGGCGCGTAAGTCGACAGGCGGGAAGGCGCCCCGCAAGCAGCTGGCCACCAAGGCGGCCCGCAAGAGCGCGCCGGCCACGGGCGGCGTCAAGAAGCCGCACCGCTACCGGCCCGGCACGGTGGCGCTGCGCGAGATCCGCCGCTACCAGAAGTCCACGGAGCTGCTGATCCGCAAGCTGCCCTTCCAGCGCCTGGTGCGCGAGATCGCGCAGGACTTCAAGACCGACCTGCGCTTCCAGAGCTCGGCCGTCATGGCGCTGCAGGAGGCCAGCGAGGCCTACCTGGTGGGGCTCTTCGAGGACACCAACCTGTGCGCCATCCACGCCAAGCGCGTCACCATCATGCCCAAGGACATCCAGCTCGCCCGACGCATCCGCGGGGAGCGCGCCTAA
- the LOC140251622 gene encoding histone H4, translating into MSGRGKGGKGLGKGGAKRHRKVLRDNIQGITKPAIRRLARRGGVKRISGLIYEETRGVLKVFLENVIRDAVTYTEHAKRKTVTAMDVVYALKRQGRTLYGFGG; encoded by the coding sequence ATGTCTGGCAGAGGCAAAGGCGGGAAGGGGCTCGGCAAAGGGGGTGCCAAGCGCCACCGTAAGGTGCTGCGCGACAACATCCAAGGCATCACCAAGCCGGCCATCCGCCGCCTGGCTCGGCGCGGCGGCGTCAAGCGCATCTCGGGGCTGATCTACGAGGAGACGCGCGGCGTACTCAAGGTCTTTCTGGAGAACGTCATCCGCGACGCCGTCACCTACACCGAGCACGCCAAGAGGAAGACGGTCACGGCCATGGACGTGGTTTACGCGCTCAAGCGCCAGGGACGCACCCTCTACGGCTTCGGCGGCTAA
- the LOC140251609 gene encoding histone H1.03 gives MAETAPVAAPDVAAAPAPTKAAPAKKPKKAAGGAKARKPAGPSVTELITKAVSASKERKGLSLAALKKALAAGGYDVEKSNSRIKLGLKSLVNKGTLVQTKGTGASGSFRLSKKPGEVKEKAPRKRAAAAKPKKPAAKKPAAAAKKPKKVVAAKKSPKKAKKPAAAATKKAAKSPKKATKAAKPKKAVAVKSPAKSKAVKPKAAKPKAAKPKAAKTKKAAPKKK, from the coding sequence ATGGCCGAGACCGCTCCCGTTGCTGCGCCCGATGTGGCCGCCGCTCCGGCTCCAACCAAGGCGGCGCCCGCCAAGAAGCCGAAGAAGGCGGCGGGCGGCGCCAAAGCCCGCAAGCCCGCGGGGCCCAGCGTCACCGAGCTGATCACCAAAGCCGTGTCCGCCTCCAAGGAGCGCAAGGGGCTCTCCCTCGCCGCGCTCAAGAAGGCGCTGGCCGCCGGCGGCTACGATGTGGAGAAAAGTAACAGCCGCATCAAGCTGGGGCTCAAGAGCCTGGTCAACAAGGGCACCCTGGTGCAGACCAAGGGCACCGGCGCCTCGGGCTCTTTTCGGCTCAGCAAGAAGCCTGGTGAAGTGAAGGAGAAGGCTCCCAGGAAGCGAGCAGCTGCTGCCAAGCCCAAGAAACCGGCGGCCAAGAAGCCTGCGGCTGCTGCAAAGAAACCTAAGAAAGTAGTGGCAGCGAAGAAGAGCCCCAAGAAAGCTAAGAAGCCGGCGGCTGCTGCCACCAAGAAAGCAGCGAAGAGCCCCAAGAAGGCGACCAAGGCTGCCAAGCCCAAAAAGGCGGTGGCTGTCAAGAGCCCGGCCAAGTCGAAGGCAGTGAAGCCCAAAGCTGCCAAGCCCAAGGCGGCCAAACCCAAGGCAGCCAAGACAAAGAAGGCGGCTCctaagaaaaagtaa
- the LOC140261054 gene encoding histone H4 has product MSGRGKGGKGLGKGGAKRHRKVLRDNIQGITKPAIRRLARRGGVKRISGLIYEETRGVLKVFLENVIRDAVTYTEHAKRKTVTAMDVVYALKRQGRTLYGFGG; this is encoded by the coding sequence ATGTCTGGCAGAGGCAAAGGCGGGAAGGGGCTCGGCAAAGGGGGCGCTAAGCGCCACCGTAAGGTGCTGCGCGACAACATCCAGGGCATCACCAAGCCGGCCATCCGCCGCCTGGCTCGGCGCGGCGGCGTCAAGCGCATCTCGGGGCTGATCTACGAGGAGACGCGCGGCGTGCTCAAGGTCTTCCTGGAGAACGTCATCCGCGACGCCGTCACCTACACCGAGCACGCCAAGAGGAAGACGGTCACGGCCATGGACGTGGTCTACGCGCTCAAGCGCCAGGGACGCACCCTCTACGGCTTCGGTGGTTAA
- the LOC140257590 gene encoding histone H2A-IV has product MSGRGKQGGKARAKAKSRSSRAGLQFPVGRVHRLLRKGNYAERVGAGAPVYLAAVLEYLTAEILELAGNAARDNKKTRIIPRHLQLAIRNDEELNKLLGKVTIAQGGVLPNIQAVLLPKKTDSHKAKAK; this is encoded by the coding sequence ATGTCGGGCCGCGGCAAGCAGGGCGGGAAGGCGCGCGCCAAGGCCAAGTCGCGCTCGTCGCGGGCCGGGCTGCAGTTCCCCGTGGGCCGCGTGCACCGGCTGCTGCGCAAGGGCAACTACGCGGAGCGGGTGGGCGCCGGCGCCCCGGTGTACCTGGCGGCCGTGCTGGAGTACCTGACGGCCGAGATCCTGGAGCTGGCGGGCAACGCGGCCCGCGACAACAAGAAGACGCGCATCATCCCGCGCCACCTGCAGCTGGCCATCCGCAACGACGAGGAGCTCAACAAGCTGCTGGGCAAGGTCACCATCGCGCAGGGCGGGGTGCTGCCCAAcatccaggctgtgctgctgcccaagAAGACCGACAGCCACAAGGCTAAGGCCAAGTGA
- the LOC140259828 gene encoding histone H3, which yields MARTKQTARKSTGGKAPRKQLATKAARKSAPATGGVKKPHRYRPGTVALREIRRYQKSTELLIRKLPFQRLVREIAQDFKTDLRFQSSAVMALQEASEAYLVGLFEDTNLCAIHAKRVTIMPKDIQLARRIRGERA from the coding sequence ATGGCGCGCACGAAGCAGACGGCGCGTAAGTCGACGGGCGGGAAGGCGCCCCGCAAGCAGCTGGCCACCAAGGCGGCCCGCAAGAGCGCGCCGGCCACGGGCGGCGTCAAGAAGCCGCACCGCTACCGGCCCGGCACGGTGGCGCTGCGCGAGATCCGCCGCTACCAGAAGTCCACGGAGCTGCTGATCCGCAAGCTGCCCTTCCAGCGCCTGGTGCGCGAGATCGCGCAGGACTTCAAGACCGACCTGCGCTTCCAGAGCTCGGCCGTCATGGCGCTGCAGGAGGCCAGCGAGGCCTACCTGGTGGGGCTCTTCGAGGACACCAACCTGTGCGCCATCCACGCCAAGCGCGTCACCATCATGCCCAAGGACATCCAGCTCGCCCGGCGCATCCGCGGGGAGAGAGCATAA
- the LOC140259838 gene encoding histone H2B 5, with the protein MPEPAKSAPAPKKGSKKAVTKTQKKGDKKRRKSRKESYSIYVYKVLKQVHPDTGISSKAMGIMNSFVNDIFERIAGEASRLAHYNKRSTITSREIQTAVRLLLPGELAKHAVSEGTKAVTKYTSSK; encoded by the coding sequence ATGCCTGAGCCGGCCAAGTCTGCTCCCGCCCCCAAGAAGGGCTCCAAGAAGGCGGTCACCAAGACCCAGAAGAAGGGCGACAAGAAAAGGCGCAAGAGCCGCAAGGAGAGCTACTCGATCTACGTGTACAAGGTGCTGAAGCAGGTGCACCCCGACACGGGCATCTCGTCCAAGGCCATGGGCATCATGAACTCGTTCGTCAACGACATCTTCGAGCGCATCGCCGGCGAGGCGTCGCGCCTGGCGCACTACAACAAGCGCTCGACCATCACGTCGCGGGAGATCCAGACGGCCgtgcggctgctgctgcccggGGAGCTGGCCAAGCACGCGGTCTCGGAGGGCACCAAGGCGGTCACCAAGTACACCAGCTCCAAGTAG
- the LOC140259834 gene encoding histone H2A-IV, with amino-acid sequence MSGRGKQGGKARAKAKSRSSRAGLQFPVGRVHRLLRKGNYAERVGAGAPVYLAAVLEYLTAEILELAGNAARDNKKTRIIPRHLQLAIRNDEELNKLLGKVTIAQGGVLPNIQAVLLPKKTDSHKAKAK; translated from the coding sequence ATGTCGGGCCGTGGCAAGCAGGGCGGGAAGGCGCGCGCCAAGGCTAAGTCGCGCTCGTCGCGGGCCGGGCTGCAGTTCCCCGTGGGCCGCGTGCACCGGCTGCTGCGCAAGGGCAACTACGCGGAGCGGGTGGGCGCCGGCGCCCCGGTGTACCTGGCGGCCGTGCTGGAGTACCTGACGGCCGAGATCCTGGAGCTGGCGGGCAACGCGGCCCGCGACAACAAGAAGACGCGCATCATCCCGCGCCACCTGCAGCTGGCCATCCGCAACGACGAGGAGCTCAACAAGCTGCTGGGCAAGGTCACCATCGCGCAGGGCGGGGTGCTGCCCAAcatccaggctgtgctgctgcccaagAAGACCGACAGCCACAAGGCCAAGGCCAAGTGA
- the LOC140259819 gene encoding histone H1.11L-like codes for MSETAPAPAAEAAPAAAPAPAKAAAKKPKKAASGAKARKPAGPSVTELITKAVSASKERKGLSLAALKKALAAGGYDVEKNNSRIKLGLKSLVNKGTLVQTKGTGASGSFRLSKKPGEEKVKAPKKKTPAAKPKKTAAKKPAAAKKPKKVAVKKSPKKAKKPAAAATKKAAKSPKKVTKAAKPRKAVAAKSPAKAKAVKPKAAKPKAAKPKAAKAKKAAPKKK; via the coding sequence ATGTCTGAGACGGCTCCGGCTCCTGCTGCTGAGGCtgcgcccgccgccgccccggctCCGGCTAAGGCCGCCGCCAAGAAGCCGAAGAAGGCGGCGAGCGGCGCCAAAGCCCGCAAGCCCGCGGGGCCCAGCGTCACCGAGCTGATCACCAAGGCCGTGTCCGCCTCCAAGGAGCGCAAGGGGCTCTCCCTCGCCGCGCTCAAGAAGGCGCTGGCCGCCGGCGGCTACGATGTGGAGAAGAACAACAGCCGCATCAAGCTGGGGCTCAAGAGCCTGGTCAACAAGGGCACTCTGGTGCAGACCAAGGGCACCGGCGCCTCGGGCTCGTTCCGCCTCAGCAAGAAACCAGGTGAGGAGAAAGTGAAAGCTCCCAAGAAGAAAACTCCTGCAGCTAAGCCTAAGAAGACAGCAGCCAAGaaacctgctgctgccaagaAGCCCAAGAAAGTGGCAGTGAAGAAGAGCCCCAAGAAAGCCAAGAAGCCggcagctgctgccaccaaGAAAGCAGCGAAGAGCCCAAAGAAGGTGACTAAGGCTGCCAAGCCCAGGAAGGCCGTGGCAGCCAAGAGCCCAGCCAAGGCGAAGGCAGTGAAGCCCAAAGCTGCTAAGCCCAAGGCGGCCAAACCCAAGGCAGCCAAGGCAAAGAAGGCGGCCCCCAAGAAGAAGTAA